The following are encoded in a window of Kogia breviceps isolate mKogBre1 chromosome 12, mKogBre1 haplotype 1, whole genome shotgun sequence genomic DNA:
- the WBP11 gene encoding WW domain-binding protein 11 — protein MGRRSTSSTKSGKFMNPTDQARKEARKRELKKNKKQRMMVRAAVLKMKDPKQIIRDMEKLDEMEFNPVQQPQLNEKVLKDKRKKLRETFERILRLYEKENPDIYKELRKLEVEYEQKRAQLSQYFDAVKNAQHVEVESIPLPDMPHAPSNILIQDIPLPGAQPPSILKKTSAYGPPTRAVSVLPLLGHGVPRLPPGRKPPGPPPGPPPPQVLQMYGRKVGFALDLPPRRRDEDMLYSPELAQRGHDDDVSSTSEDDGYPEDMDQDKHDDSTDDSDTDRSDGESEGDEFVHRDDNERENNEEKKSGLSVRFADMPGKSRKKKKKNMKELTPLQAMMLRMAGQEIPEEGREVEEFSEDDDEDSDDSEAEKQSQKQHKEESLSDGTSSASSQQQAPPQSVPPSQMQAPPMPGPPPLGPPPAPPLRPPGPPTGLPPGPPPGAPPFLRPPGMPGLRGPLPRLLPPGPPPGRPPGPPPGPPPGLPPGPPPRGPPPRLPPPAPPGIPPPRPGMMRPPLVPPLGPAPPGLFPPAPLPNPGVLSAPPNLIQRPKADDTSAATIEKKATATISAKPQITNPKAEITRFVPTALRVRRENKGATATPQRKSEDDSAVPLAKAAPKSGPSAPVSVQTKDDVYEAFMKEMEGLL, from the exons AGTTTAACCCAGTGCAACAGCCACAGTTAAATGAGAAAGTGCTGAAAGACAAGCGTAAAAAGCTACGTGAAACCTTTGAACGTATTTTACGACTCTATGAGAAAGAGAATCCAGATATTTACAAAGAACTGAGAAAGCTAGAAGTAGAATATGAACAGAAGAGGGCTCAACTTAGCCAATATTTTGATGCTGTCAAG AATGCTCAGCACGTGGAAGTGGAGAGTATTCCTTTGCCAGATATGCCACACGCTCCTTCCAACATCTTGATCCAGGACATTCCACTTCCTGGCGCCCAGCCACCCTCCATCCTTAAGAAGACTTCAGCCTATGG ACCTCCAACTCGGGCAGTTTCTGTACTTCCTCTTCTTGGACATGGTGTTCCACGTTTGCCCCCTGGCAGGAAACCTCCTGGCCCTCCCCCTGGTCCACCTCCTCCTCAGGTCTTGCAAATGTATGGCCGCAAAGTGGGCTTTGCCCTAGATCTTCCCCCTCGTAGGCGAGATGAAGACATGTTATATAGTCCCGAACTTG CTCAGCGGGGTCATGATGATGATGTTTCCAGCACCAGTGAAGATGACGGCTACCCTGAAGACATGGATCAGGATAAGCATGACGACAGTACTGATGACAGCGACACTGACAGATCAGATGGGGAAAGTGAAGGGGATGAATTTGTGCACCGTGATGATAATGAGCgagaaaacaatgaagaaaagaagTCAG GTCTGAGTGTACGATTTGCAGATATGCCTGGGAAatcaaggaagaagaagaagaagaacatgaAGGAGCTGACTCCTCTTCAAGCCATGATGCTTCGAATGGCAG gtCAGGAAATCCCTGAGGAGGGACGAGAAGTAGAGGAATTTTCAGAAGACGATGATGAAGATTCTGATGATTCTGAAGCAGAAAAGCAGTCACAAAAACAGCATAAGGAGGAATCTCTTTCTGATGGCACATCTTCTGCTTCTTCACAGCAGCAGGCTCCTCCACAGTCTGTTCCTCCTTCTCAGATGCAAGCACCTCCCATGCCAGGACCACCTCCTCTTGGACCACCACCTGCTCCACCTTTACGGCCACCTGGACCACCCACAGGCCTTCCTCCTGGACCACCTCCAG gAGCTCCTCCATTCCTGAGACCACCCGGAATGCCAGGGCTCCGAGGGCCTTTACCCCGACTTTTACCTCCAGGACCACCACCAGGTCGACCCCCTGGCCCTCCCCCAGGTCCACCTCCAGGTCTGCCTCCTGGCCCCCCTCCTCGGGGACCCCCACCCAGGCTACCTCCCCCTGCACCTCCAG GTATCCCTCCACCTCGTCCTGGCATGATGCGCCCACCTTTGGTGCCTCCACTTGGACCTGCCCCACCTGGGCTTTTCCCACCAGCTCCTTTGCCGAACCCGGGAGTTTTAAGTGCTCCACCCAACTTGATTCAGCGACCCAAGGCGGATGATACAAGCGCAGCCACCATTGAGAAGAAAGCCACAGCAACCATCAGTGCCAAGCCACAGATCACTAATCCCAAGGCAGAGATTACTCGATTTGTGCCCACCGCACTGAGGGTACGTCGGGAGAATAAAGGGGCTACTGCTACTCCCCAGAGAAAGTCAGAGGATGATTCTGCAGTGCCTCTTGCCAAAGCAGCCCCCAAATCCGGTCCATCTGCTCCCGTCTCAGTACAAACTAAGGATGATGTTTATGAAGCGTTCATGAAAGAGATGGAAGGGCTGCTGTGA